Proteins from a genomic interval of Cucumis melo cultivar AY chromosome 7, USDA_Cmelo_AY_1.0, whole genome shotgun sequence:
- the LOC103494593 gene encoding protein IQ-DOMAIN 14 isoform X2: MGKKGSWFSVIKRFFTCQSGEVHENNSRNERKGDGKGESTSFIPIFRKPSSVEKIFSDFEREQQIVAFRPPAPERPSTPPYIPSQPAPTRAPSPPRAAPAKEPSPKISPPTAAPAKEPSPKVPPPRVASPPRACSSSTVVDHHKEVKNIPTIVDPQEEVTPIPTAVNHREEVSYIPKPTVTNHHSSATKIQATYRGYVARKSFKALKGQVRLLGVIRGNNVRRQTLNAKKQMQLLVRVQSAIQSRRIEMLENQRQLQDHPNDKEAHSTFDASEGGNHEDWDESSITKEEKDARLQRKVEAAIKRERARAYAYSQSHQRTTPRLGQDSQMDTCAMGVPRWLKWLEGQLPTEGSPKHPLPRPLTPQPEQKSSPRSPSSNIRRQNFGLDVRDTPTPKSTKSTAFSNAKPARSPLRLRTPQTARSTISNDSRSRGSRALSPFDMRLKDDDSLVSCPPYMAPHYMTPTISAKAKVRARSNPRERFPGTPRSDASSRRQSFPPTQSVGSYRNRGLMSSPKDHATLDDNQSLRSVGNFSFASLPTGVRRKPFNRFV; this comes from the exons ATGGGAAAGAAAGGCAGTTGGTTTTCAGTTATAAAGAGATTTTTCACTTGTCAGTCAGGAGAG GTTCATGAGAATAACAGCAGAAATGAAAGGAAAGGAGATGGGAAAGGAGAGTCCACTTCTTTCATTCCTATCTTTAGGAAGCCGAGCAGTGTCGAGAAAATCTTTAGTGATTTTGAGAGGGAGCAGCAAATAGTAGCTTTCCGGCCTCCGGCTCCTGAACGGCCATCTACACCACCCTATATACCTTCTCAACCAGCTCCCACTCGTGCTCCTTCTCCTCCTAGAGCTGCTCCTGCCAAAGAACCATCTCCAAAGATTTCCCCTCCTACAGCTGCTCCTGCCAAAGAACCATCTCCCAAGGTTCCTCCTCCTAGAGTTGCTTCTCCTCCTCGAGCTTGCTCATCATCAACAGTTGTCGATCATCACAAGGAAGTCAAGAACATTCCAACCATTGTCGATCCTCAAGAGGAAGTCACCCCCATTCCAACGGCTGTGAATCATCGCGAGGAAGTCAGCTACATTCCAAAACCAACCGTGACGAACCATCATTCTTCTGCTACTAAGATCCAAGCAACCTACAGAGGTTATGTG GCGAGGAAAAGCTTCAAAGCATTGAAGGGTCAGGTGCGGCTTCTAGGTGTTATACGAGGGAATAACGTGAGACGCCagacattgaatgctaagaaaCAGATGCAACTTTTGGTTCGAGTGCAATCAGCTATACAATCACGACGAATTGAAATGCTGGAAAACCAGAGGCAACTCCAGGATCATCCCAATGATAAAGAAGCTCACAGTACCTTTGATGCA TCCGAGGGAGGTAACCATGAAGACTGGGATGAAAGCTCAATAACAAAGGAGGAAAAAGATGCCCGATTGCAGAGGAAGGTAGAAGCAGCCATTAAACGAGAACGTGCAAGGGCATATGCATACTCCCAATCCCACCAG AGAACCACTCCAAGATTGGGACAAGATTCTCAAATGGATACTTGCGCCATGGGAGTTCCAAGGTGGTTGAAATGGTTAGAAGGTCAGTTACCTACTGAAGGTTCTCCAAAGCATCCTCTACCAAGACCTTTAACTCCCCAGCCGGAGCAGAAGTCAAGCCCACGGTCTCCTTCAAGCAACATTAGACGACAGAATTTCGGCTTAGATGTTAGGGATACTCCCACACCAAAGTCCACAAAATCAACAGCATTCTCAAATGCAAAGCCTGCTCGGTCACCACTCCGATTGAGAACCCCTCAAACAGCAAGGTCAACCatctccaacgattcgagatcaCGAGGCAGCCGAGCATTGTCTCCTTTCGACATGAGGTTAAAGGATGATGACAGCCTTGTTAGCTGCCCTCCATATATGGCACCACACTATATGACTCCTACAATTTCGGCCAAAGCAAAAGTTCGAGCACGTAGTAACCCAAGGGAGAGATTTCCAGGTACGCCAAGGAGCGACGCATCTAGCAGAAGACAATCATTTCCTCCAACGCAAAGTGTTGGATCGTATAGAAACAGAGGTTTGATGTCGTCACCGAAAGATCATGCAACATTAGATGACAACCAATCTTTGCGATCGGTCGGGAACTTCAGCTTTGCTTCACTACCAACTGGAGTTAGAAGGAAACCATTTAACAGATTTGTGTGA
- the LOC103494593 gene encoding protein IQ-DOMAIN 14 isoform X1, with the protein MGKKGSWFSVIKRFFTCQSGEQVHENNSRNERKGDGKGESTSFIPIFRKPSSVEKIFSDFEREQQIVAFRPPAPERPSTPPYIPSQPAPTRAPSPPRAAPAKEPSPKISPPTAAPAKEPSPKVPPPRVASPPRACSSSTVVDHHKEVKNIPTIVDPQEEVTPIPTAVNHREEVSYIPKPTVTNHHSSATKIQATYRGYVARKSFKALKGQVRLLGVIRGNNVRRQTLNAKKQMQLLVRVQSAIQSRRIEMLENQRQLQDHPNDKEAHSTFDASEGGNHEDWDESSITKEEKDARLQRKVEAAIKRERARAYAYSQSHQRTTPRLGQDSQMDTCAMGVPRWLKWLEGQLPTEGSPKHPLPRPLTPQPEQKSSPRSPSSNIRRQNFGLDVRDTPTPKSTKSTAFSNAKPARSPLRLRTPQTARSTISNDSRSRGSRALSPFDMRLKDDDSLVSCPPYMAPHYMTPTISAKAKVRARSNPRERFPGTPRSDASSRRQSFPPTQSVGSYRNRGLMSSPKDHATLDDNQSLRSVGNFSFASLPTGVRRKPFNRFV; encoded by the exons ATGGGAAAGAAAGGCAGTTGGTTTTCAGTTATAAAGAGATTTTTCACTTGTCAGTCAGGAGAG CAGGTTCATGAGAATAACAGCAGAAATGAAAGGAAAGGAGATGGGAAAGGAGAGTCCACTTCTTTCATTCCTATCTTTAGGAAGCCGAGCAGTGTCGAGAAAATCTTTAGTGATTTTGAGAGGGAGCAGCAAATAGTAGCTTTCCGGCCTCCGGCTCCTGAACGGCCATCTACACCACCCTATATACCTTCTCAACCAGCTCCCACTCGTGCTCCTTCTCCTCCTAGAGCTGCTCCTGCCAAAGAACCATCTCCAAAGATTTCCCCTCCTACAGCTGCTCCTGCCAAAGAACCATCTCCCAAGGTTCCTCCTCCTAGAGTTGCTTCTCCTCCTCGAGCTTGCTCATCATCAACAGTTGTCGATCATCACAAGGAAGTCAAGAACATTCCAACCATTGTCGATCCTCAAGAGGAAGTCACCCCCATTCCAACGGCTGTGAATCATCGCGAGGAAGTCAGCTACATTCCAAAACCAACCGTGACGAACCATCATTCTTCTGCTACTAAGATCCAAGCAACCTACAGAGGTTATGTG GCGAGGAAAAGCTTCAAAGCATTGAAGGGTCAGGTGCGGCTTCTAGGTGTTATACGAGGGAATAACGTGAGACGCCagacattgaatgctaagaaaCAGATGCAACTTTTGGTTCGAGTGCAATCAGCTATACAATCACGACGAATTGAAATGCTGGAAAACCAGAGGCAACTCCAGGATCATCCCAATGATAAAGAAGCTCACAGTACCTTTGATGCA TCCGAGGGAGGTAACCATGAAGACTGGGATGAAAGCTCAATAACAAAGGAGGAAAAAGATGCCCGATTGCAGAGGAAGGTAGAAGCAGCCATTAAACGAGAACGTGCAAGGGCATATGCATACTCCCAATCCCACCAG AGAACCACTCCAAGATTGGGACAAGATTCTCAAATGGATACTTGCGCCATGGGAGTTCCAAGGTGGTTGAAATGGTTAGAAGGTCAGTTACCTACTGAAGGTTCTCCAAAGCATCCTCTACCAAGACCTTTAACTCCCCAGCCGGAGCAGAAGTCAAGCCCACGGTCTCCTTCAAGCAACATTAGACGACAGAATTTCGGCTTAGATGTTAGGGATACTCCCACACCAAAGTCCACAAAATCAACAGCATTCTCAAATGCAAAGCCTGCTCGGTCACCACTCCGATTGAGAACCCCTCAAACAGCAAGGTCAACCatctccaacgattcgagatcaCGAGGCAGCCGAGCATTGTCTCCTTTCGACATGAGGTTAAAGGATGATGACAGCCTTGTTAGCTGCCCTCCATATATGGCACCACACTATATGACTCCTACAATTTCGGCCAAAGCAAAAGTTCGAGCACGTAGTAACCCAAGGGAGAGATTTCCAGGTACGCCAAGGAGCGACGCATCTAGCAGAAGACAATCATTTCCTCCAACGCAAAGTGTTGGATCGTATAGAAACAGAGGTTTGATGTCGTCACCGAAAGATCATGCAACATTAGATGACAACCAATCTTTGCGATCGGTCGGGAACTTCAGCTTTGCTTCACTACCAACTGGAGTTAGAAGGAAACCATTTAACAGATTTGTGTGA